A portion of the Colius striatus isolate bColStr4 chromosome 1, bColStr4.1.hap1, whole genome shotgun sequence genome contains these proteins:
- the LOC104562593 gene encoding endosome-associated-trafficking regulator 1, with the protein MSWVFVISGTTETESLGLEEVNGQDGKLNYPWHSAYPPPQCKSQDSSCDSQVKDWEKPIPFSLNPGHSYMGKHEGAKNMIYAKSLAKHAPGLEKEAWECQEPFYKDVEIPDSLFKEDTLQSITGKSLGLDAFASWANGNDPYLGYPEYSRGAEPPHVLHKEAIWDRQLQSLQMDYNTLKEENAVLKGVVKNMQSSLESQACTVQKLKASLVKKEREAQEIQSFVQQTQWNFQLMTQRALGAESKVEKLQQEIFTLQRELESRKAKNKNQKVGQMISLEAMKRNIDFTVQKLYKIVTGANQSIKQLSSGVESLLFAAEVLKSTGIISEVETEIEP; encoded by the coding sequence ATGTCATGGGTGTTTGTCATCTCTGGGACAACAGAGACAGAATCTCTAGGCTTGGAAGAGGTTAACGGCCAAGATGGCAAACTGAACTACCCTTGGCATTCTGCATATCCTCCACCTCAGTGCAAGAGCCAAGACAGCTCGTGTGACAGTCAGGTAAAGGACTGGGAAAAACCCATCCCATTTTCCCTAAATCCCGGGCACTCTTACATGGGGAAACATGAAGGAGCGAAGAATATGATATATGCCAAAAGCTTGGCCAAGCACGCACCGGGGCTTGAGAAGGAAGCTTGGGAGTGTCAGGAACCATTTTACAAAGATGTGGAAATTCCTGACAGCTTGTTCAAAGAAGATACTTTGCAGTCCATCACGGGCAAGAGCTTGGGGTTGGATGCCTTTGCCTCATGGGCTAATGGCAATGACCCTTACCTGGGATACCCAGAGTACAGCAGGGGAGCGGAGCCCCCCCACGTGCTGCACAAGGAGGCCATCTGGGACAGGCAGTTACAGTCCTTGCAGATGGACTACAACACGCTCAAGGAAGAGAACGCAGTGCTCAAGGGGGTGGTGAAGAACATGCAGAGCTCCCTGGAGAGCCAGGCATGCACAGTACAGAAGCTGAAGGCCAGTCTGGtcaaaaaggaaagggaagccCAAGAGATACAGTCATTCGTCCAGCAAACTCAGTGGAATTTCCAACTAATGACTCAGCGGGCTCTGGGAGCAGAAAGCAAGgtggagaagctgcagcaggagatctTTACTCTCCAGAGAGAGCTGGAGAGCAGGAAGGCGAAGAACAAAAACCAGAAAGTGGGCCAAATGATCAGCCTGGAGGCAATGAAGCGCAACATAGACTTCACAGTGCAGAAGCTCTACAAGATAGTAACGGGTGCAAACCAGTCCATCAAGCAGCTCTCCTCCGGGGTGGAGTCGCTGCTGTTTGCTGCTGAGGTCCTTAAATCTACCGGCATCATTTCCGAAGTGGAAACAGAAATAGAGCCATAA
- the KDELR3 gene encoding ER lumen protein-retaining receptor 3 translates to MNVFRILGDISHLLAIIILLLKIFKSKSCAGISGKSQILFALVFTTRYLDLFTTFISVYNTVMKVVFLLCAYVTVYMIYVKFRKTFDSENDSFRLEFLLVPVTGLSFLENHSFTPLEILWTFSIYLESVAILPQLFMISKTGEAETITTHYLFFLGLYRALYIGNWIWRYHTENFYDQIAVVSGVVQTIFYCDFFYLYVTKVLKGKKLSLPLPV, encoded by the exons ATGAACGTCTTCCGCATCCTGGGGGACATCTCCCACTTGCTGGCCATCATCATCCTCCTGCTGAAGATCTTCAAGTCCAAGTCCTGTGCCG GTATCTCTGGGAAGAGCCAGATTCTTTTTGCCCTCGTCTTCACAACCCGCTATCTGGACCTGTTCACGACCTTCATCTCTGTCTATAACACCGTGATGAAG gtCGTTTTTTTGCTGTGTGCCTATGTCACCGTGTACATGATCTACGTGAAATTCCGGAAGACGTTCGACAGCGAAAACGACTCCTTTCGCCTGGAGTTCCTGCTGGTCCCTGTCACAGGCCTGTCCTTTCTGGAGAACCACAGCTTCACTCCCTTGGAG ATACTCTGGACCTTCTCCATCTACCTGGAGTCCGTGGCTATCCTTCCTCAGCTCTTCATGATCAGCAAGACGGGGGAAGCAGAGACCATCACGACTCACTACCTTTTCTTCCTGGGCCTCTACCGCGCTCTCTACATCGGCAACTGGATCTGGCGCTACCACACCGAGAATTTCTACGACCAGATCGCCGTAGTTTCGGGGGTGGTCCAAACCATCTTCTACTGTGACTTCTTCTATCTCTACGTTACCAAAG TCCTAAAAGGAAAGAAGCTAAGTCTCCCCTTGCCTGTTTGA